In the genome of Hymenobacter cellulosivorans, one region contains:
- a CDS encoding fatty acid desaturase, translating to MKKNSAYLQLTAGQRRIELARPWLLAALYGGLALTGWWWLAVPVAVAVCLAAFVQMHDAMHNALGLSKPTNERVLTLSGLLILKSGHALQVTHLRHHGRCLTEDDPEGAPATWSFSRVLWQGPWHILMLRRESLRIAPHTRRIQLLETALTAVLLAVFVGLYLLTGSLVGLVYWGVAFFMSATMPIWASYIPHRMASRHPAARTAAALAQIWTPVVASFAFHHLHHHYPRVPTALLYRAAAELPPPPEHDHHH from the coding sequence ATGAAAAAGAACTCGGCTTATCTACAGCTTACCGCCGGCCAACGGCGCATCGAGCTGGCCCGGCCCTGGTTGCTGGCCGCGTTGTACGGGGGACTAGCCCTGACCGGCTGGTGGTGGCTGGCCGTACCCGTGGCGGTAGCCGTGTGCCTGGCCGCCTTCGTGCAGATGCACGACGCCATGCATAATGCCCTGGGTTTGTCCAAGCCGACGAATGAGCGGGTTCTGACTTTGAGCGGCCTGCTGATTCTCAAAAGCGGCCACGCCCTGCAGGTTACTCACCTGCGCCACCACGGCCGCTGCCTCACCGAGGATGACCCGGAAGGTGCCCCGGCCACTTGGTCGTTTTCGCGGGTACTCTGGCAAGGCCCCTGGCACATTCTGATGCTGCGGCGCGAATCCCTGCGCATCGCGCCCCACACCCGCCGGATTCAACTGCTGGAAACGGCCCTAACGGCGGTGCTGCTGGCGGTTTTCGTGGGCCTGTACCTGCTTACCGGCTCCTTGGTAGGGCTGGTCTACTGGGGCGTAGCCTTCTTTATGAGTGCGACCATGCCGATTTGGGCGTCTTACATTCCGCACCGCATGGCCTCGCGCCACCCCGCTGCCCGCACGGCTGCGGCCCTGGCCCAGATCTGGACGCCGGTGGTTGCCTCTTTTGCCTTCCACCACCTGCACCATCACTACCCACGCGTACCGACGGCGCTGCTCTACCGCGCCGCCGCCGAGCTGCCCCCACCGCCCGAGCACGACCACCATCATTAA
- a CDS encoding DinB family protein, whose translation MSKSAPRTTEFLDQLAADLQTLRETTVRRFRPLTDDQLNRRPAPDKWSVGQCLEHLNIVGGHYLPTINRKLKQAQERGSRPSDAVKSGFFGRKLIEAMRQPASEKPLKSPQQYAPSGSRLPRTVVEVFGRQLDELINIVQQARGINANAVRIPNPIIPLLYLRLTDQLEFIVTHLQRHVAQAERVLDNSQK comes from the coding sequence ATGAGTAAGTCTGCCCCGCGTACCACCGAGTTCCTTGACCAACTTGCTGCTGACCTGCAAACGTTACGGGAAACGACCGTTCGGCGCTTTCGGCCCCTGACCGACGACCAGCTCAACCGGCGGCCTGCCCCCGACAAGTGGAGCGTAGGGCAGTGCCTGGAGCACCTCAACATTGTGGGGGGGCATTATCTACCCACCATCAACCGCAAGCTCAAGCAGGCCCAGGAACGTGGCAGCCGCCCCTCCGATGCCGTAAAATCAGGCTTTTTCGGCCGTAAGCTGATTGAAGCCATGCGCCAGCCCGCCAGTGAGAAGCCCCTGAAGTCGCCGCAGCAGTACGCGCCCAGCGGCAGCCGGCTGCCGCGCACAGTGGTGGAAGTATTCGGCCGGCAGCTCGACGAGCTCATCAACATCGTGCAGCAGGCCCGGGGTATCAATGCCAACGCCGTGCGCATTCCCAACCCGATTATCCCGCTGCTCTATCTGCGCCTCACCGACCAGCTGGAGTTTATCGTTACCCATTTGCAGCGCCATGTAGCCCAGGCCGAGCGGGTGCTCGACAACAGTCAGAAGTAG
- a CDS encoding ComEA family DNA-binding protein — MKHTSTPPSAAGWLRGIRRYFKFSRRETSGFVGLLLLILLFLALPWLLLPALPRYDPAPDQQQLNQLAAELASRHQPRTFKPRYARRNYPRYQPVAQVRLAPFDPNVLTASDWEARGLSHYLAQRVVHFRDVIGGFKAKEQIRRTYGLPDSVYARLAPYILLPDQLPPREKKQFATSYTKDGASAFADRPAGKFARKPTHLAPFDLNTADTTQLMQIRGIGRGLSRRVVEYRQQLGGFLREDQLTEIYSLRDAPDLVDSLQKYSFVAPGFAPALLEINSAPFEVLQAHPYVGKRLARVIVAFRQQHPPFKQPDDLRQIRILDAETLDKLRPYLRF, encoded by the coding sequence GTGAAACATACCTCTACCCCACCTTCCGCCGCCGGCTGGCTGCGCGGAATTCGCCGCTATTTCAAATTTTCGCGCCGCGAAACGTCGGGCTTTGTCGGCCTGCTGTTGCTGATTTTGCTTTTTCTGGCGCTGCCCTGGCTGCTGTTGCCAGCTTTGCCCCGCTATGATCCGGCTCCCGACCAGCAGCAACTCAACCAGTTGGCGGCCGAGCTGGCAAGCCGCCACCAGCCCCGCACCTTTAAGCCCCGGTACGCCCGGCGCAACTACCCCCGCTACCAGCCCGTGGCCCAGGTCCGGCTGGCTCCTTTCGACCCCAATGTCCTGACGGCCTCCGACTGGGAAGCCCGTGGCCTGTCGCACTACCTAGCCCAGCGGGTAGTGCATTTCCGGGACGTCATCGGTGGGTTCAAAGCCAAGGAGCAAATCCGGCGCACCTACGGGCTGCCCGATTCCGTGTATGCCCGCCTGGCGCCCTACATCCTGCTGCCCGACCAGCTGCCACCGCGCGAAAAGAAGCAATTTGCTACCTCCTATACGAAGGATGGGGCGTCGGCTTTTGCCGACCGGCCCGCCGGCAAGTTTGCGCGCAAGCCCACGCACCTGGCCCCCTTTGATTTGAACACGGCCGATACCACCCAGCTCATGCAAATTCGAGGTATCGGGCGGGGCCTTTCCCGGCGGGTGGTGGAGTACCGGCAGCAGCTGGGCGGATTTTTGCGCGAAGATCAGCTCACCGAAATCTACAGCCTGCGCGACGCCCCCGACCTGGTGGATAGCCTGCAGAAGTACTCCTTTGTCGCGCCCGGCTTTGCGCCGGCACTGCTGGAAATCAACTCGGCTCCGTTCGAAGTGCTGCAGGCCCACCCGTACGTAGGCAAGCGCCTGGCGCGGGTCATCGTGGCCTTTCGCCAGCAGCATCCGCCCTTTAAGCAGCCCGACGACCTGCGCCAGATCCGGATTCTAGACGCCGAAACCCTGGATAAGCTCCGGCCTTACCTGCGCTTTTAA
- a CDS encoding phosphatase PAP2 family protein, with protein MGFRYVLLLVGSLISLRSVAQVPAPLSSPDSSATIVAPAPLVLRPMAPASPLRRLVRPATLRVAVPLSLIGVAWLSSKDNALRRAKMEIQEETREAFPTFDTRLDDYTRHVPIVAAYALQVAGVKGERGVVPFTLIYLLAHQVNMGVTSNLKRLCREQRPDIPTDYSSFPSSHTSEAFMTATLLHEQYGKTSPWISVGGYAVATATGTMRVLHNRHWVTDVVAGAGIGFLSAEAVWRLYPAMTRLLPAKLAQKCLLVPTYVPGGGMGLSVAIKH; from the coding sequence ATGGGTTTTCGTTACGTTTTGCTGCTGGTCGGCAGCCTGATCAGCCTACGCTCGGTGGCCCAGGTCCCGGCTCCTTTGTCCTCACCTGATTCCAGTGCAACTATTGTGGCCCCCGCGCCACTGGTGCTGCGGCCCATGGCACCAGCCTCGCCCTTGCGGCGGCTGGTCCGGCCCGCCACGCTACGGGTGGCTGTACCTCTGTCACTGATTGGCGTGGCTTGGCTGAGCAGTAAGGACAACGCGCTAAGGCGGGCTAAAATGGAAATTCAGGAAGAAACCCGCGAAGCTTTTCCCACCTTCGATACCCGCCTCGACGACTACACGCGCCACGTGCCCATCGTGGCGGCCTACGCGCTGCAAGTGGCCGGCGTGAAAGGAGAACGGGGCGTGGTGCCCTTCACCCTGATCTATCTGCTGGCCCACCAGGTCAATATGGGCGTGACCAGTAACCTGAAGCGCCTGTGCCGGGAGCAGCGCCCCGATATCCCCACCGACTACAGCTCATTCCCTTCCTCGCACACCAGTGAGGCCTTCATGACGGCTACGCTGCTGCACGAGCAATACGGGAAAACCAGCCCCTGGATCAGCGTGGGCGGCTATGCCGTAGCTACGGCCACCGGCACGATGCGGGTGCTGCACAACCGGCACTGGGTAACCGATGTGGTAGCCGGAGCCGGTATCGGGTTTTTGTCGGCGGAGGCGGTGTGGCGCCTGTACCCGGCCATGACGCGGCTGCTGCCGGCCAAGCTAGCCCAGAAATGCCTGCTGGTCCCGACGTATGTGCCCGGCGGTGGTATGGGTTTGTCGGTGGCCATCAAGCACTAG